The following are from one region of the Zonotrichia albicollis isolate bZonAlb1 chromosome 15, bZonAlb1.hap1, whole genome shotgun sequence genome:
- the PRR7 gene encoding proline-rich protein 7 isoform X2, which produces MAGPSPRPDREPLPGNPRPPPVGLPRPPPGMPRPSRHRHPAAVPPGPERGIPSAVPEPSRWPPSGGGSRGGGCGEPADPSPSRGRGGAAGREPGRAGRRAAAARERSPETKAAPGGGGGAAHRARTGPPPPPPDGAAARRLSHVRRRRRYLRRRVKRQQEERLREQSLRALEMEPLHYEGYGGSPPGIAIPHRLRLEPHHHHHHPHHIPPPRPWSCRHGVRGGLCLAESDLSKPPCYEEALLMAEPPPPYSEVLMDTRGLYRKINAPFLSHERLEKQEQPPSYKPLFLDAGYGSALHLPRSASPGPACPDLYLQQECSPRMFPSWTDSELSSRDTYETGPWHLPVSMPLFGRTTAV; this is translated from the exons ATGGCAGGGCCCTCACCCCGCCCTGACCGGGAGCCGCTGCCCGGGAATCCCCGGCCCCCACCGGTGGGGCTCCCTCGGCCACCCCCGGGGATGCCCCGGCCCTCTCGCCACCGGCATCCCGCCGCCGTTCCCCCGGGGCCGGAGCGGGGGATTCCCTCGGCAGTACCGGAGCCCAGCCGGTGGCCCCCGAGCGGCGGCGGGTCCCGGGGCGGGGGGTGCGGGGAGCCCGCGGATCCCTCCCCGAGCCGAGGGCGGGGCGGAGCGGCGGGGCGGGAGcccgggcgggcggggcggcgcgcggcggcggcgcgggagCGCTCACCGGAGACAAAGGCAGCgccgggaggcggcggcggcgccgcgcaCCGGGCGCGCACCGGGCCCCCTCCCCCGCCGCCCGATGgagccgccgcccgccgcctgAGCCACgtgcgccgccgccgccg ctACCTGCGGCGGCGGGTGAAGCGGCAGCAGGAGGAGCGGCTGCGGGAGCAGAGCCTGCGCGCGCTGGAGATGGAGCCGCTGCACTACGAGGGTTACGGGGGCAGCCCCCCCGGCATCGCCATTCCCCACCGCCTCCGCCTCGAGCCccaccatcaccatcaccaCCCCCACCACATCCCGCCCCCCCGGCCCTGGAGCTGCCGGCACG GGGTCCGGGGGGGGCTTTGCCTTGCAGAGTCAGACCTGTCAAAGCCGCCGTGCTATGAGGAGGCGCTGCTGATGGCGGAGCCCCCCCCGCCATACAGCGAGGTGCTGATGGACACGCGGGGGCTCTACCGCAAAATCAACGCCCCTTTCCTGAGCCATGAGCGGCTGgagaagcaggagcagcctcccAGCTACAAACCCCTTTTCCTGGACGCCGGCTACGGGTCAGCGCTGCACCTGCCCCGCTCGgccagccccggccctgccTGCCCGGACCTCTACCTGCAGCAGGAGTGCTCCCCACGCATGTTTCCCAGCTGGACGGACtcggagctcagcagcagggacacctaCGAGACGGGACCCTGGCACCTGCCGGTCTCCATGCCCCTCTTCGGCAGGACTACCGCTGTCTAA
- the PRR7 gene encoding proline-rich protein 7 isoform X3, with the protein MAGPSPRPDREPLPGNPRPPPVGLPRPPPGMPRPSRHRHPAAVPPGPERGIPSAVPEPSRWPPSGGGSRGGGCGEPADPSPSRGRGGAAGREPGRAGRRAAAARERSPETKAAPGGGGGAAHRARTGPPPPPPDGAAARRLSHVRRRRRYLRRRVKRQQEERLREQSLRALEMEPLHYEGYGGSPPGIAIPHRLRLEPHHHHHHPHHIPPPRPWSCRHESDLSKPPCYEEALLMAEPPPPYSEVLMDTRGLYRKINAPFLSHERLEKQEQPPSYKPLFLDAGYGSALHLPRSASPGPACPDLYLQQECSPRMFPSWTDSELSSRDTYETGPWHLPVSMPLFGRTTAV; encoded by the exons ATGGCAGGGCCCTCACCCCGCCCTGACCGGGAGCCGCTGCCCGGGAATCCCCGGCCCCCACCGGTGGGGCTCCCTCGGCCACCCCCGGGGATGCCCCGGCCCTCTCGCCACCGGCATCCCGCCGCCGTTCCCCCGGGGCCGGAGCGGGGGATTCCCTCGGCAGTACCGGAGCCCAGCCGGTGGCCCCCGAGCGGCGGCGGGTCCCGGGGCGGGGGGTGCGGGGAGCCCGCGGATCCCTCCCCGAGCCGAGGGCGGGGCGGAGCGGCGGGGCGGGAGcccgggcgggcggggcggcgcgcggcggcggcgcgggagCGCTCACCGGAGACAAAGGCAGCgccgggaggcggcggcggcgccgcgcaCCGGGCGCGCACCGGGCCCCCTCCCCCGCCGCCCGATGgagccgccgcccgccgcctgAGCCACgtgcgccgccgccgccg ctACCTGCGGCGGCGGGTGAAGCGGCAGCAGGAGGAGCGGCTGCGGGAGCAGAGCCTGCGCGCGCTGGAGATGGAGCCGCTGCACTACGAGGGTTACGGGGGCAGCCCCCCCGGCATCGCCATTCCCCACCGCCTCCGCCTCGAGCCccaccatcaccatcaccaCCCCCACCACATCCCGCCCCCCCGGCCCTGGAGCTGCCGGCACG AGTCAGACCTGTCAAAGCCGCCGTGCTATGAGGAGGCGCTGCTGATGGCGGAGCCCCCCCCGCCATACAGCGAGGTGCTGATGGACACGCGGGGGCTCTACCGCAAAATCAACGCCCCTTTCCTGAGCCATGAGCGGCTGgagaagcaggagcagcctcccAGCTACAAACCCCTTTTCCTGGACGCCGGCTACGGGTCAGCGCTGCACCTGCCCCGCTCGgccagccccggccctgccTGCCCGGACCTCTACCTGCAGCAGGAGTGCTCCCCACGCATGTTTCCCAGCTGGACGGACtcggagctcagcagcagggacacctaCGAGACGGGACCCTGGCACCTGCCGGTCTCCATGCCCCTCTTCGGCAGGACTACCGCTGTCTAA
- the PRR7 gene encoding proline-rich protein 7 isoform X5 produces MVMSQGTYTFLTCFAGFWLIWGLIVLLCCFCSYLRRRVKRQQEERLREQSLRALEMEPLHYEGYGGSPPGIAIPHRLRLEPHHHHHHPHHIPPPRPWSCRHGVRGGLCLAESDLSKPPCYEEALLMAEPPPPYSEVLMDTRGLYRKINAPFLSHERLEKQEQPPSYKPLFLDAGYGSALHLPRSASPGPACPDLYLQQECSPRMFPSWTDSELSSRDTYETGPWHLPVSMPLFGRTTAV; encoded by the exons ATGGTGATGTCCCAGGGCACCTACACCTTCCTCACCTGCTTCGCGGGCTTCTGGCTCATCTGGGGCCTCAtcgtgctgctgtgctgcttctgcagctACCTGCGGCGGCGGGTGAAGCGGCAGCAGGAGGAGCGGCTGCGGGAGCAGAGCCTGCGCGCGCTGGAGATGGAGCCGCTGCACTACGAGGGTTACGGGGGCAGCCCCCCCGGCATCGCCATTCCCCACCGCCTCCGCCTCGAGCCccaccatcaccatcaccaCCCCCACCACATCCCGCCCCCCCGGCCCTGGAGCTGCCGGCACG GGGTCCGGGGGGGGCTTTGCCTTGCAGAGTCAGACCTGTCAAAGCCGCCGTGCTATGAGGAGGCGCTGCTGATGGCGGAGCCCCCCCCGCCATACAGCGAGGTGCTGATGGACACGCGGGGGCTCTACCGCAAAATCAACGCCCCTTTCCTGAGCCATGAGCGGCTGgagaagcaggagcagcctcccAGCTACAAACCCCTTTTCCTGGACGCCGGCTACGGGTCAGCGCTGCACCTGCCCCGCTCGgccagccccggccctgccTGCCCGGACCTCTACCTGCAGCAGGAGTGCTCCCCACGCATGTTTCCCAGCTGGACGGACtcggagctcagcagcagggacacctaCGAGACGGGACCCTGGCACCTGCCGGTCTCCATGCCCCTCTTCGGCAGGACTACCGCTGTCTAA
- the PRR7 gene encoding proline-rich protein 7 isoform X1: protein MAGPSPRPDREPLPGNPRPPPVGLPRPPPGMPRPSRHRHPAAVPPGPERGIPSAVPEPSRWPPSGGGSRGGGCGEPADPSPSRGRGGAAGREPGRAGRRAAAARERSPETKAAPGGGGGAAHRARTGPPPPPPDGAAARRLSHVRRRRRYLRRRVKRQQEERLREQSLRALEMEPLHYEGYGGSPPGIAIPHRLRLEPHHHHHHPHHIPPPRPWSCRHGKEQGGALASPEHGPPPVLGGIRRESRGAALTAAGVRGGLCLAESDLSKPPCYEEALLMAEPPPPYSEVLMDTRGLYRKINAPFLSHERLEKQEQPPSYKPLFLDAGYGSALHLPRSASPGPACPDLYLQQECSPRMFPSWTDSELSSRDTYETGPWHLPVSMPLFGRTTAV from the exons ATGGCAGGGCCCTCACCCCGCCCTGACCGGGAGCCGCTGCCCGGGAATCCCCGGCCCCCACCGGTGGGGCTCCCTCGGCCACCCCCGGGGATGCCCCGGCCCTCTCGCCACCGGCATCCCGCCGCCGTTCCCCCGGGGCCGGAGCGGGGGATTCCCTCGGCAGTACCGGAGCCCAGCCGGTGGCCCCCGAGCGGCGGCGGGTCCCGGGGCGGGGGGTGCGGGGAGCCCGCGGATCCCTCCCCGAGCCGAGGGCGGGGCGGAGCGGCGGGGCGGGAGcccgggcgggcggggcggcgcgcggcggcggcgcgggagCGCTCACCGGAGACAAAGGCAGCgccgggaggcggcggcggcgccgcgcaCCGGGCGCGCACCGGGCCCCCTCCCCCGCCGCCCGATGgagccgccgcccgccgcctgAGCCACgtgcgccgccgccgccg ctACCTGCGGCGGCGGGTGAAGCGGCAGCAGGAGGAGCGGCTGCGGGAGCAGAGCCTGCGCGCGCTGGAGATGGAGCCGCTGCACTACGAGGGTTACGGGGGCAGCCCCCCCGGCATCGCCATTCCCCACCGCCTCCGCCTCGAGCCccaccatcaccatcaccaCCCCCACCACATCCCGCCCCCCCGGCCCTGGAGCTGCCGGCACGGtaaggagcagggaggggctcTCGCATCCCCGGAGCACGGGCCTCCCCCGGTGTTGGGGGGGATACGACGCGAGAGCCGGGGCGCAGCGCTGACGGCAGCAGGGGTCCGGGGGGGGCTTTGCCTTGCAGAGTCAGACCTGTCAAAGCCGCCGTGCTATGAGGAGGCGCTGCTGATGGCGGAGCCCCCCCCGCCATACAGCGAGGTGCTGATGGACACGCGGGGGCTCTACCGCAAAATCAACGCCCCTTTCCTGAGCCATGAGCGGCTGgagaagcaggagcagcctcccAGCTACAAACCCCTTTTCCTGGACGCCGGCTACGGGTCAGCGCTGCACCTGCCCCGCTCGgccagccccggccctgccTGCCCGGACCTCTACCTGCAGCAGGAGTGCTCCCCACGCATGTTTCCCAGCTGGACGGACtcggagctcagcagcagggacacctaCGAGACGGGACCCTGGCACCTGCCGGTCTCCATGCCCCTCTTCGGCAGGACTACCGCTGTCTAA
- the PRR7 gene encoding proline-rich protein 7 isoform X6, with protein sequence MVMSQGTYTFLTCFAGFWLIWGLIVLLCCFCSYLRRRVKRQQEERLREQSLRALEMEPLHYEGYGGSPPGIAIPHRLRLEPHHHHHHPHHIPPPRPWSCRHESDLSKPPCYEEALLMAEPPPPYSEVLMDTRGLYRKINAPFLSHERLEKQEQPPSYKPLFLDAGYGSALHLPRSASPGPACPDLYLQQECSPRMFPSWTDSELSSRDTYETGPWHLPVSMPLFGRTTAV encoded by the exons ATGGTGATGTCCCAGGGCACCTACACCTTCCTCACCTGCTTCGCGGGCTTCTGGCTCATCTGGGGCCTCAtcgtgctgctgtgctgcttctgcagctACCTGCGGCGGCGGGTGAAGCGGCAGCAGGAGGAGCGGCTGCGGGAGCAGAGCCTGCGCGCGCTGGAGATGGAGCCGCTGCACTACGAGGGTTACGGGGGCAGCCCCCCCGGCATCGCCATTCCCCACCGCCTCCGCCTCGAGCCccaccatcaccatcaccaCCCCCACCACATCCCGCCCCCCCGGCCCTGGAGCTGCCGGCACG AGTCAGACCTGTCAAAGCCGCCGTGCTATGAGGAGGCGCTGCTGATGGCGGAGCCCCCCCCGCCATACAGCGAGGTGCTGATGGACACGCGGGGGCTCTACCGCAAAATCAACGCCCCTTTCCTGAGCCATGAGCGGCTGgagaagcaggagcagcctcccAGCTACAAACCCCTTTTCCTGGACGCCGGCTACGGGTCAGCGCTGCACCTGCCCCGCTCGgccagccccggccctgccTGCCCGGACCTCTACCTGCAGCAGGAGTGCTCCCCACGCATGTTTCCCAGCTGGACGGACtcggagctcagcagcagggacacctaCGAGACGGGACCCTGGCACCTGCCGGTCTCCATGCCCCTCTTCGGCAGGACTACCGCTGTCTAA
- the PRR7 gene encoding proline-rich protein 7 isoform X4: MVMSQGTYTFLTCFAGFWLIWGLIVLLCCFCSYLRRRVKRQQEERLREQSLRALEMEPLHYEGYGGSPPGIAIPHRLRLEPHHHHHHPHHIPPPRPWSCRHGKEQGGALASPEHGPPPVLGGIRRESRGAALTAAGVRGGLCLAESDLSKPPCYEEALLMAEPPPPYSEVLMDTRGLYRKINAPFLSHERLEKQEQPPSYKPLFLDAGYGSALHLPRSASPGPACPDLYLQQECSPRMFPSWTDSELSSRDTYETGPWHLPVSMPLFGRTTAV, encoded by the coding sequence ATGGTGATGTCCCAGGGCACCTACACCTTCCTCACCTGCTTCGCGGGCTTCTGGCTCATCTGGGGCCTCAtcgtgctgctgtgctgcttctgcagctACCTGCGGCGGCGGGTGAAGCGGCAGCAGGAGGAGCGGCTGCGGGAGCAGAGCCTGCGCGCGCTGGAGATGGAGCCGCTGCACTACGAGGGTTACGGGGGCAGCCCCCCCGGCATCGCCATTCCCCACCGCCTCCGCCTCGAGCCccaccatcaccatcaccaCCCCCACCACATCCCGCCCCCCCGGCCCTGGAGCTGCCGGCACGGtaaggagcagggaggggctcTCGCATCCCCGGAGCACGGGCCTCCCCCGGTGTTGGGGGGGATACGACGCGAGAGCCGGGGCGCAGCGCTGACGGCAGCAGGGGTCCGGGGGGGGCTTTGCCTTGCAGAGTCAGACCTGTCAAAGCCGCCGTGCTATGAGGAGGCGCTGCTGATGGCGGAGCCCCCCCCGCCATACAGCGAGGTGCTGATGGACACGCGGGGGCTCTACCGCAAAATCAACGCCCCTTTCCTGAGCCATGAGCGGCTGgagaagcaggagcagcctcccAGCTACAAACCCCTTTTCCTGGACGCCGGCTACGGGTCAGCGCTGCACCTGCCCCGCTCGgccagccccggccctgccTGCCCGGACCTCTACCTGCAGCAGGAGTGCTCCCCACGCATGTTTCCCAGCTGGACGGACtcggagctcagcagcagggacacctaCGAGACGGGACCCTGGCACCTGCCGGTCTCCATGCCCCTCTTCGGCAGGACTACCGCTGTCTAA